The Candidatus Endomicrobium procryptotermitis genome has a window encoding:
- a CDS encoding DUF374 domain-containing protein: protein MKLKILAKIIWVAASIINKTLRVELLNASHYYPCESIYSFWHGNAFTMLVLSKGSGIVIMASKSKDGALMAEVLSSFGYQVVRGSSSRGGERALLELIRHAKNGDNLAFAVDGPRGPYHVVKSGVIYAAQKTALPVITVCSSSKNKIILKKSWDKFNIPLPFSKTIQIWSNPIYVKPEDDIEAKRIEVEKEMLKLFEFTDKIFWTKKIYKYLEFHPFPKILIVQPSRLGDIIFSLPVLAALKSKYPHAKISWIVDERCVEILRGNPFLDNIFIWDRAQKSYGYYKDLKKRLREQKFDLSIDLHGLAKSAMLVHLAKARFKLASSSTNGMRELSWLFSREIKSNDPNAHCIERHMEVSKYLRCDEKIEYPISIAQSDFENVKKKLAAEKVDVSKMVGVHLGGGWLSRRWKTTKYAALCGRLKNEIGADIVLVGGKEGGTSEKGLNEEIISQTDAKICDLTGKLTLKELCAFLKLCRVFVGNEAGPMHIATALEMPAVAILGPTNAKRTGPFRGKTKIIQHRFSCQPCRNRNCKNVICIDDITVSEVFEEVRKKYENTDN from the coding sequence ATGAAATTAAAAATACTTGCAAAAATTATATGGGTTGCGGCGTCAATTATAAACAAAACTCTCCGCGTTGAACTTTTAAATGCCAGCCATTACTATCCTTGTGAATCCATATACTCATTTTGGCATGGGAATGCTTTTACAATGCTTGTATTAAGCAAAGGCAGCGGTATTGTAATAATGGCAAGCAAATCCAAAGACGGCGCTTTAATGGCGGAAGTTCTTTCATCTTTTGGTTATCAGGTAGTAAGAGGTTCGTCGAGCAGGGGCGGAGAAAGAGCGCTGCTTGAACTTATACGACATGCCAAAAACGGCGACAATCTAGCTTTTGCCGTTGATGGTCCCAGAGGACCTTACCATGTTGTAAAATCTGGAGTAATTTATGCCGCTCAAAAAACCGCTCTTCCTGTTATTACCGTATGCAGCTCTTCAAAAAATAAAATTATACTGAAAAAATCATGGGATAAGTTTAATATACCTCTGCCGTTTTCAAAAACCATACAAATTTGGAGCAACCCCATATATGTTAAGCCCGAAGACGATATAGAAGCAAAAAGAATTGAAGTGGAAAAAGAAATGCTGAAACTTTTTGAGTTTACGGATAAAATTTTCTGGACGAAAAAAATATATAAATATCTTGAATTTCACCCTTTTCCTAAAATTTTAATTGTACAGCCGAGCCGTTTGGGAGACATAATTTTTTCGCTGCCAGTTCTTGCCGCGTTAAAAAGTAAATATCCGCATGCAAAGATAAGCTGGATTGTCGATGAAAGATGCGTGGAAATTCTGCGGGGCAATCCTTTTTTGGATAATATTTTCATTTGGGACAGAGCGCAAAAATCGTATGGGTATTACAAAGATTTAAAAAAACGTTTAAGAGAACAAAAATTCGATTTAAGCATAGATCTTCATGGGCTGGCTAAATCCGCTATGCTTGTGCATCTTGCCAAAGCGAGATTTAAATTGGCTTCTTCTTCCACAAATGGCATGAGGGAACTGTCGTGGCTTTTCTCAAGAGAAATAAAATCTAATGACCCGAACGCTCATTGTATAGAAAGACATATGGAAGTATCAAAATATTTGCGCTGTGATGAAAAAATAGAATATCCCATATCAATAGCGCAATCCGACTTTGAAAATGTAAAAAAGAAGCTTGCAGCGGAAAAAGTTGATGTTTCAAAAATGGTCGGCGTTCATCTGGGAGGCGGCTGGCTTTCAAGAAGATGGAAAACCACTAAATATGCGGCTCTTTGCGGAAGGCTTAAAAACGAGATTGGCGCGGATATAGTTTTAGTCGGCGGTAAAGAGGGCGGAACAAGCGAAAAAGGGCTCAACGAAGAAATAATATCTCAGACGGACGCTAAAATATGCGATTTAACAGGAAAACTCACTTTAAAAGAGCTTTGTGCTTTTCTTAAACTGTGCAGAGTTTTTGTCGGAAACGAAGCAGGTCCTATGCATATCGCTACGGCTTTAGAAATGCCTGCAGTCGCAATTTTGGGTCCTACAAATGCAAAAAGGACGGGTCCTTTCAGGGGGAAAACTAAAATTATACAGCATAGATTTTCATGTCAGCCTTGCAGAAACAGAAACTGTAAAAACGTTATCTGTATTGATGATATAACTGTATCGGAAGTTTTTGAAGAAGTAAGAAAGAAATATGAAAATACTGATAATTAA
- a CDS encoding glycosyltransferase family 9 protein — MKILIIKPSSFGDIVQAAACASALKKAYQGCKISWVVFKRWEELPDIFSDIDDKYVWDRKIGIKGFFKVLKEIRKTKFDIVMDLQGLLRSALLSRMSKGKIKIGIPGMKEFSSVLIKEIYPENAKMNATLRNLEPLRFLTGKKFVPEVNIKIGVDALCKAADILKKSGVKKHFIVLIPFARGKGKDWNVGNYLKLIDLIKNKYLHYDIVVLGSKNDYGKIKSENIIDICGKTSLLELAAVLSKSLLAVGADTGPMHLSAALNIPSIFIFGDSDVNETSPSIGKFSVVVNKENQKEINGIKPEHIFGEVQKWIK; from the coding sequence ATGAAAATACTGATAATTAAACCAAGTTCGTTCGGTGATATTGTTCAGGCCGCCGCCTGCGCTTCTGCTTTAAAAAAAGCTTATCAGGGCTGCAAGATAAGCTGGGTCGTTTTTAAACGCTGGGAAGAATTGCCTGATATTTTTTCTGATATTGACGATAAATACGTATGGGACAGAAAGATAGGAATAAAAGGTTTTTTTAAAGTTTTAAAAGAGATAAGAAAAACGAAATTTGACATTGTAATGGATTTACAGGGACTTTTGCGCAGCGCTTTGCTATCAAGAATGTCTAAAGGAAAAATTAAGATTGGCATACCCGGAATGAAAGAATTTAGTTCTGTTTTAATAAAAGAAATATATCCCGAAAATGCAAAAATGAACGCAACTCTGCGCAATCTTGAACCATTGCGTTTTTTGACAGGCAAAAAATTTGTTCCAGAGGTCAACATAAAAATCGGAGTGGATGCATTGTGTAAAGCCGCAGATATTCTGAAAAAATCAGGTGTAAAAAAACATTTCATCGTGTTAATACCTTTTGCGCGCGGCAAAGGCAAAGACTGGAATGTCGGCAATTATTTAAAACTTATCGATTTGATAAAAAATAAATATCTGCATTATGATATCGTTGTTTTAGGTTCAAAAAACGATTATGGCAAAATCAAATCCGAAAATATTATCGATATTTGCGGTAAAACAAGCCTTTTAGAGCTTGCAGCTGTTTTATCAAAATCTTTGCTTGCCGTGGGCGCTGATACGGGGCCTATGCATTTGTCTGCCGCATTAAATATTCCCTCTATTTTTATATTCGGCGATTCCGATGTAAATGAAACTTCTCCTTCCATAGGTAAATTTTCTGTAGTTGTAAACAAAGAAAACCAAAAAGAAATAAACGGGATAAAACCTGAACATATTTTCGGTGAGGTTCAAAAATGGATAAAATAG
- the rpsB gene encoding 30S ribosomal protein S2, with translation MANITMKALLEAGVHFGHQTRRWNPKMAKYIFGTRNKIHIIDLQKTLKELKKNYKVVRDFIVEGREIIFVGTKKQAQVPVKEEALRCGAFFVAERWLGGTLTNFETLKKSIARYKEIEKMKEDGIFNILSKKEQSQIEKERIKLEKSLEGIKNMTKLPELMFVIDPHEEATAISEARKLGIPIVAVCDTNCDPDLVDYPIPGNDDAIRAVKLFCSIVADAVLEGKGAVEKSDMDSTTVEEKESEEPEENTVVENDEEGEPNVN, from the coding sequence ATGGCAAACATCACAATGAAAGCCTTGCTGGAGGCTGGTGTCCATTTTGGACATCAAACCAGAAGATGGAATCCAAAAATGGCCAAATATATTTTTGGAACAAGAAATAAAATTCATATCATCGACCTCCAAAAGACCCTCAAAGAATTGAAAAAGAACTATAAAGTCGTAAGAGATTTTATCGTTGAAGGCAGGGAAATAATTTTTGTCGGAACAAAAAAACAGGCGCAGGTTCCGGTGAAAGAAGAAGCTTTACGCTGTGGTGCTTTTTTCGTAGCGGAAAGATGGCTCGGCGGAACTCTTACAAATTTTGAAACTCTAAAAAAATCAATCGCACGCTATAAAGAAATAGAAAAAATGAAAGAAGATGGAATCTTCAATATTCTTTCAAAAAAAGAGCAGTCGCAGATAGAAAAAGAAAGAATCAAACTTGAAAAATCGCTGGAAGGCATAAAAAATATGACAAAACTTCCAGAACTTATGTTTGTCATAGACCCGCACGAAGAAGCAACGGCTATTTCAGAAGCGAGGAAACTCGGCATTCCTATCGTTGCGGTTTGCGATACTAACTGCGATCCTGACTTAGTCGATTATCCGATACCAGGAAACGATGACGCAATAAGAGCCGTAAAACTTTTTTGTTCTATAGTTGCGGATGCGGTTTTGGAAGGCAAAGGCGCCGTTGAAAAAAGCGATATGGACTCAACGACTGTCGAAGAAAAAGAATCTGAAGAACCCGAAGAAAACACTGTCGTAGAAAATGATGAAGAAGGAGAGCCGAATGTCAACTGA
- the tsf gene encoding translation elongation factor Ts, whose protein sequence is MSTELITKLREMTSAGIMDCRNALKENANDIDKACQWLREKGMSTAVKRAGRNAKQGLVQSYIHGNGTLGVLVEINCETDFVAKTEDFQNLVKEISMQIAAVSPTYVTRGQVPESILEAEKNIYKAQLKEEGKPEKIWDKIIEGKVEKFYQQVCLMEQIYMRDTSGKETIKDLVANTIAKTGENIVVKRFARFKLGEE, encoded by the coding sequence ATGTCAACTGAGTTAATTACAAAATTAAGAGAGATGACGAGCGCAGGAATAATGGATTGCCGAAATGCGCTTAAAGAAAATGCAAACGATATAGATAAAGCATGCCAGTGGCTCAGAGAAAAAGGCATGTCCACTGCGGTAAAAAGAGCGGGAAGAAATGCTAAGCAGGGTTTAGTTCAGTCGTATATTCATGGAAATGGGACTCTCGGAGTTTTGGTAGAAATAAATTGTGAGACGGATTTTGTAGCTAAAACCGAAGATTTTCAGAATTTGGTAAAAGAAATATCGATGCAGATAGCGGCCGTTTCTCCAACCTATGTAACGCGCGGTCAAGTTCCTGAAAGTATTCTTGAAGCCGAAAAAAACATATATAAAGCGCAGCTTAAGGAAGAGGGCAAACCGGAAAAAATCTGGGATAAAATCATCGAAGGAAAAGTCGAGAAATTCTATCAGCAGGTTTGTCTTATGGAACAGATATATATGAGAGATACTTCTGGGAAAGAAACGATAAAAGATCTTGTTGCAAACACAATTGCAAAAACTGGAGAAAATATCGTAGTCAAAAGGTTTGCGAGATTTAAACTAGGTGAAGAATAA
- the pyrH gene encoding UMP kinase, translated as MSAKRVLLKLSGETLSGNGQPLSEESINRTAKEIKAACNANVIELAIVIGAGNIWRGAEKAVERVTADKMGMTATVMNALALSGALKKAELKSKVFCARGVSGFAEDFDSDKVIENIENGYIIIFAGGTGNPYFTTDTTAALRAAEIKADILLKATQVDGIYSDDPKKNKDAVKFDRLTFKDAIERHLKVMDVEAFSLCMRANISISVFDFYIDGNLRKILGGEKIGTIVS; from the coding sequence ATGTCTGCTAAAAGAGTCCTTTTAAAATTATCCGGCGAAACACTCTCGGGAAACGGTCAGCCTTTAAGCGAAGAAAGCATTAACAGAACTGCAAAAGAGATAAAAGCGGCGTGCAATGCTAATGTTATAGAACTTGCAATAGTAATAGGCGCCGGAAATATTTGGCGCGGCGCTGAAAAAGCTGTAGAAAGAGTTACCGCAGACAAAATGGGAATGACGGCTACGGTTATGAACGCTTTAGCTCTTAGCGGCGCGTTAAAAAAGGCAGAACTGAAATCAAAGGTGTTCTGCGCGCGCGGGGTAAGCGGTTTTGCTGAAGATTTTGACAGCGATAAAGTTATTGAAAATATTGAAAATGGATATATAATTATTTTTGCAGGTGGAACGGGAAATCCTTATTTTACAACCGATACTACGGCGGCTTTGAGAGCTGCGGAAATAAAAGCTGACATTTTGTTGAAAGCTACTCAGGTTGATGGTATATACAGCGATGATCCCAAAAAAAATAAGGACGCCGTCAAATTTGACAGACTTACTTTTAAAGATGCCATAGAAAGACATCTTAAAGTAATGGATGTGGAAGCATTTTCTCTTTGTATGCGGGCGAATATTTCGATTTCTGTTTTTGATTTTTATATAGACGGGAATTTGAGAAAGATACTCGGCGGTGAAAAAATAGGAACGATAGTTTCATAA
- the frr gene encoding ribosome recycling factor produces the protein MQLQSLFSVSEEAMKKTIEKVKTDLASVRTGRASAAIVEGIKVESYGSLMSINQIAGISVPDAKTIEVKPWDVSQLGAIEKAIQKADIGMTPINDGKLIRISVPQLTEERRKEIVKVINKMAEDYRVAVRNERRVLVDGIKKAEKDKLITEDDRKKAENEAQKVTDAYIKKIDECIALKEKEIMQI, from the coding sequence ATGCAATTACAGAGTCTCTTTTCAGTTTCTGAAGAAGCGATGAAAAAAACAATAGAAAAAGTTAAAACGGATCTAGCTTCAGTTCGTACAGGAAGAGCCAGCGCAGCAATTGTCGAAGGGATAAAGGTTGAAAGCTACGGTTCTCTTATGTCCATAAACCAAATTGCAGGCATAAGCGTTCCCGATGCTAAAACTATCGAGGTAAAACCATGGGATGTATCACAGCTTGGAGCTATTGAAAAAGCCATACAAAAAGCCGATATAGGCATGACTCCCATAAATGACGGAAAACTTATCCGCATTTCCGTACCTCAGCTTACCGAAGAAAGAAGGAAAGAAATTGTTAAAGTTATAAATAAAATGGCCGAGGATTACAGAGTAGCCGTAAGGAATGAAAGAAGGGTTCTCGTTGACGGCATAAAAAAAGCGGAAAAGGACAAGCTTATAACCGAAGATGACAGAAAAAAAGCCGAAAACGAAGCTCAAAAAGTTACGGATGCATATATTAAAAAGATAGATGAATGCATAGCTCTTAAAGAAAAAGAGATTATGCAAATATAG
- a CDS encoding 4Fe-4S binding protein, with product MAYKIDVEACVGCGACEGSCPVAAIEPENDKYAIDSVKCTDCGSCEASCPASAISQA from the coding sequence ATGGCTTATAAAATTGATGTGGAAGCTTGTGTAGGCTGCGGGGCGTGTGAAGGAAGTTGTCCGGTTGCGGCTATCGAGCCGGAAAATGATAAATACGCAATAGACAGCGTAAAATGTACCGATTGCGGATCGTGTGAAGCGAGCTGTCCAGCAAGCGCTATTTCTCAGGCATAA
- a CDS encoding isoprenyl transferase, with amino-acid sequence MKRAVQQALFLRHKGIQSLREIDFLNLPKHIAVIMDGNGRWANKRYLPRILGHKQGVKTVKKIVKASSRLGIRVLTLYAFSTENWKRPQSEIKGLFSLLLQFLKKELKELHKNNIKLRILGNSSKFPDEIQKELKSACKLTGNNKGLELNIALNYGARQEILNAFEKIIAEGIKNFTEEEFSKYLYTAGQPEPDLLIRTAGEMRVSNFLLWQIAYSEIYITEKFWPDFDENDLKKAIIEYQKRERRFGAL; translated from the coding sequence GTGAAGCGAGCTGTCCAGCAAGCGCTATTTCTCAGGCATAAAGGAATTCAAAGCTTGCGCGAAATCGACTTTTTAAATTTGCCGAAACATATTGCGGTTATTATGGATGGCAATGGCAGGTGGGCGAATAAGAGATATTTGCCCAGAATATTAGGACATAAGCAGGGGGTCAAAACCGTAAAAAAGATTGTTAAGGCTTCAAGCCGCCTTGGCATTCGGGTTTTGACCCTGTATGCTTTTTCTACGGAAAATTGGAAAAGACCTCAAAGCGAAATAAAAGGATTGTTTTCTTTGCTGCTTCAATTTTTAAAAAAAGAATTAAAAGAGCTTCACAAAAATAATATAAAGCTTAGGATTTTGGGGAATTCATCGAAATTTCCGGATGAAATACAAAAAGAACTTAAAAGTGCATGTAAACTTACCGGAAATAATAAAGGACTTGAACTTAATATTGCATTAAATTACGGAGCAAGACAGGAAATTTTAAATGCTTTTGAAAAAATTATCGCGGAAGGCATAAAAAATTTTACGGAAGAAGAATTTTCAAAATATTTATATACAGCAGGACAGCCTGAACCAGATCTGCTTATACGTACTGCTGGCGAGATGAGAGTATCAAATTTTTTACTTTGGCAAATTGCTTATTCAGAAATTTACATAACAGAAAAATTTTGGCCGGATTTTGACGAGAATGACTTAAAAAAAGCCATTATCGAATACCAAAAAAGAGAAAGACGCTTCGGCGCTTTATAA
- a CDS encoding phosphatidate cytidylyltransferase produces the protein MLITRILTAIVGIPLIFVCIYFGGLPFYILMFVIMFFCVQEYLNICKKYKPYMLTSLILSSVFFIILQYFKTSIGLAGISAVLILLILFALEMFGENPEQSIERISVSFLGVFFIPLTLIHMVYLRDMKGGMQLLFFIFIVVWVLDTAAYAFGRMFGKRKLAKNVSPKKTVEGAVAGIVFALIASVACKYIFINNILTLSQALITGFVISIIGQFSDLAESLIKRDGSIKDSGKIIPGHGGVFDRFDSYIFTAPTVYYMLKLIFKL, from the coding sequence ATGTTAATAACGAGAATACTTACGGCAATCGTGGGAATACCTTTGATATTTGTATGCATATATTTCGGAGGACTGCCGTTTTACATATTAATGTTTGTCATTATGTTTTTTTGTGTTCAGGAATATTTGAATATCTGCAAAAAATATAAACCTTATATGCTTACCTCTTTAATTTTATCGTCGGTTTTTTTTATAATTTTGCAATATTTTAAAACGTCAATAGGTCTGGCGGGCATTTCGGCAGTTTTGATACTTTTGATATTATTCGCTTTGGAAATGTTTGGAGAAAATCCGGAACAGTCCATTGAAAGAATATCCGTATCATTTTTGGGAGTGTTTTTTATTCCGCTTACTTTAATTCATATGGTATATTTGCGAGATATGAAAGGCGGAATGCAATTATTATTTTTTATATTTATAGTAGTATGGGTTTTGGATACCGCAGCTTATGCTTTTGGAAGAATGTTTGGCAAGCGCAAACTTGCTAAAAACGTGAGTCCTAAAAAAACCGTAGAAGGAGCAGTCGCCGGAATCGTTTTTGCGCTGATTGCCTCAGTTGCTTGCAAATATATATTTATTAATAATATACTAACGTTATCACAGGCTTTGATAACGGGTTTTGTCATCTCTATAATAGGACAATTTTCTGATTTGGCTGAATCTTTAATAAAAAGGGATGGAAGTATCAAAGATTCAGGAAAAATCATTCCCGGACACGGTGGAGTTTTTGACAGGTTCGATTCGTATATATTTACGGCTCCTACCGTTTATTATATGCTTAAGCTTATTTTTAAATTATAA
- a CDS encoding 1-deoxy-D-xylulose-5-phosphate reductoisomerase — protein MKKVVILGSSGSIGTQTLDIVSRMKNAISVEGLSVYKNIETLKKQIKRFKPKAVSVQDPLDAENLKKWCVSQNIKIAVYNGHSGLRRLVEIPQAEMVISAVVGAAGLKPVIKAIECGKNIAMANKEALVMAGSEIMRLAAKKKVSVLPIDSEHSAIFQCCGREKKSQIKKIILTASGGPFYKYDKDFSKITVEQALDHPTWKMGRKITIDSATLMNKGLEAIEASVLFDIPIENIEIVIHPQSIIHSMVEYVDGSVIAQLSNPDMRLPIQYVLTYPERTKGNIKPLDLNKAGKLEFHDPDFQKFPCLALAYNAAKKGGTMPAVMSAANEVVVAAFLNKDIKFTDIPTIVAKTMKAHKIKKTHKIDDYVEADAWAKIYSKALINKNKER, from the coding sequence ATGAAAAAAGTCGTTATTTTAGGTTCATCGGGTTCGATAGGAACACAGACTTTGGATATAGTGTCGAGGATGAAAAATGCCATATCCGTAGAAGGTCTTTCCGTTTACAAAAATATAGAAACTTTAAAAAAACAGATAAAACGTTTCAAGCCGAAAGCGGTTTCCGTTCAGGATCCTTTGGACGCGGAAAATCTAAAAAAATGGTGTGTTTCCCAAAATATCAAAATTGCTGTTTACAACGGGCACAGCGGTTTAAGAAGGCTTGTAGAAATACCGCAGGCCGAGATGGTTATTTCTGCAGTTGTAGGAGCCGCAGGACTTAAGCCCGTGATAAAAGCTATTGAATGCGGTAAAAATATAGCTATGGCAAATAAAGAAGCTTTAGTTATGGCCGGAAGCGAAATAATGAGACTTGCCGCAAAAAAGAAAGTTTCTGTTCTTCCCATAGACAGCGAGCATTCGGCAATTTTTCAATGCTGCGGCAGAGAAAAAAAATCACAGATAAAAAAAATAATTCTTACGGCTTCAGGAGGACCTTTCTACAAATATGATAAAGATTTTTCCAAAATTACGGTAGAACAGGCACTCGATCATCCTACATGGAAAATGGGTAGAAAGATAACCATCGATAGCGCAACTTTGATGAATAAAGGTCTTGAAGCTATAGAAGCGTCGGTTCTTTTCGACATTCCTATAGAAAATATTGAAATCGTCATACATCCTCAGTCCATAATACATTCTATGGTTGAGTACGTTGACGGTTCTGTTATCGCGCAGCTTTCGAATCCCGATATGAGGCTGCCTATACAATATGTATTAACATACCCTGAAAGGACAAAAGGAAATATTAAGCCTCTTGATTTAAACAAAGCAGGGAAACTCGAGTTTCATGATCCTGATTTTCAAAAGTTTCCTTGCCTGGCTCTTGCTTACAATGCGGCAAAAAAAGGTGGAACTATGCCTGCTGTTATGAGCGCGGCAAATGAGGTCGTGGTTGCCGCCTTTTTGAATAAAGATATAAAGTTTACAGATATTCCTACTATTGTCGCAAAAACAATGAAAGCTCATAAAATTAAGAAAACGCATAAGATAGACGATTATGTCGAGGCTGACGCATGGGCAAAAATATATTCGAAAGCGTTAATAAATAAAAATAAGGAAAGGTAA
- a CDS encoding site-2 protease family protein produces the protein MIFLQILGIIAGLGFLIFIHELGHFIAAKMCKVRVLTFALGFGPDIFKYEYKGTKYALKAIPLGGFCAMAGENPDEFTGSEGEYLSLPWYKKIWIAFSGPFSNYILAVFLFTFLFNVWGVSTVSDSSAIGGTIENFPAAHAGLQQGDIIKSIDGVEVNNWHEMTSKLKDRAEKETTFVIIRGTHTFEINIKVARHPVTGVGAFGVVPLVEKVDAVFFHSISLGAEAVVSQSVMTVMYLADKIISWEKPDIAGPVGVMQVMAKAAKSGMEDYIKLLAVISVALGLFNLFPIPLVDGGMIILFLFEGITRRKINTKVIQVYNTIGLVLIAAVFIFATYSDLLRLGIGKLFGK, from the coding sequence ATGATTTTTCTACAAATACTCGGAATTATCGCAGGATTGGGCTTTTTAATTTTTATACATGAATTGGGACATTTCATAGCTGCTAAAATGTGTAAAGTCAGGGTTCTCACTTTTGCTTTAGGGTTCGGACCTGACATATTCAAGTATGAATATAAGGGTACGAAGTATGCTTTGAAAGCCATTCCTCTTGGGGGATTTTGCGCGATGGCTGGAGAAAACCCCGACGAATTTACCGGCAGCGAAGGTGAATATCTTTCGCTTCCTTGGTATAAAAAAATATGGATAGCTTTTTCGGGTCCATTTAGCAATTATATTTTAGCTGTTTTTCTTTTTACTTTTTTGTTTAACGTGTGGGGAGTTTCTACGGTTTCCGACTCTTCGGCGATAGGCGGAACAATTGAAAATTTTCCTGCCGCTCATGCCGGTTTGCAGCAGGGAGACATTATAAAATCAATTGATGGAGTAGAAGTAAACAACTGGCACGAGATGACTTCGAAGCTGAAAGATAGAGCCGAAAAAGAGACAACTTTTGTAATAATAAGAGGAACGCACACTTTTGAGATAAATATAAAGGTTGCCAGACATCCCGTTACGGGCGTTGGTGCTTTTGGAGTCGTTCCTCTTGTCGAGAAGGTCGATGCGGTTTTTTTTCATTCGATAAGCTTGGGAGCGGAAGCCGTTGTTTCTCAAAGCGTTATGACGGTTATGTACCTGGCGGACAAAATAATATCGTGGGAAAAACCTGATATAGCCGGTCCTGTCGGGGTTATGCAGGTTATGGCAAAAGCGGCAAAATCTGGAATGGAAGATTATATAAAACTTCTTGCTGTAATATCGGTTGCGCTCGGACTTTTCAATCTCTTCCCGATTCCTTTGGTTGATGGTGGAATGATAATTCTGTTTTTATTCGAAGGAATAACGCGTAGGAAAATAAACACTAAAGTAATACAAGTGTACAATACCATAGGGTTGGTTCTTATAGCGGCTGTTTTTATTTTTGCGACATACAGCGATCTTTTGAGGCTAGGAATAGGAAAGTTGTTCGGAAAATAA